Genomic segment of Patescibacteria group bacterium:
CACCAGGTACGTGTGATATTGGAGATTGTTCACTACGAGAAGCGGTGATGGACGCTAATGACAATGTTGGCGCCGATATTATTGTATTAGGTAGTGATACATATACTTTAAGTATTCCACAAGGTGTCGGCAGTGATGAAGATTTATCAGAGATTGGGGATTTAGACATAACCGATCCCAATGGAGTAACTATTCAGGGTAATGGTATTAATAATACAACCATAACAACAGATGCAGCATTTGATAGTCGTGTGTTTGAGGTGATCGATAATGCAACTATTACTGGTGTAACCATTTCTGGTGGCAAGTTTGTAAAAACTACCTCAGACCAAGGTGGTGGTGTTTATGTATGGAATGGCACGGTGTCTTTTTCAGATTGTAAAATCAGTGACAATTCAATTGTAGTAGATGCTAATGCTGTTCCCTACACTGCTTCTGGTGGAGGTATTTCTATTATTGGTGCAGCAACTAATGTTTCCATGACAAACTGTATAATTTCTGGTAATAGCGTAACTCGTACTGGCACCGGTACAACCGGTGGAGCTAAAGGTGGCGGTTTATATTTTGGTGGAGCAAATCTAACATTGAATGCAGTAACCATTGATAATAACATTGTAAGTAGTGCCAGTCAGAGGGCAGTTGGAGGCGGCATGACTTTAGCTAGCACAGGCACAGTAACGGCTACTAATGTTACAGTTAGTGGTAATTCAGTTACATCCAGCACCGGCGATAGCTATGGTGGTGGCATTTTCATGTCTGGTGGTAGCATAGCAAATGTAGCTTTTGCATCTATTAGCAACAATACAGTTACAAGTAGTGCATCGAGTGGTGGCGGGGTGTTAGTAGACAGTTCAGGTTTAACTATAAAGAATTCTTTAGTGGTGAATAATTCTGCCACAGCAAATGCAAATTGTCTTGTTCTTGGCCCAGGAATTATTGCGTCGGGTGGTTATAATA
This window contains:
- a CDS encoding choice-of-anchor Q domain-containing protein, which codes for MNHIKFISLFTLVFGASIVLAAPVQAETYTVTRTDDPTPGTCDIGDCSLREAVMDANDNVGADIIVLGSDTYTLSIPQGVGSDEDLSEIGDLDITDPNGVTIQGNGINNTTITTDAAFDSRVFEVIDNATITGVTISGGKFVKTTSDQGGGVYVWNGTVSFSDCKISDNSIVVDANAVPYTASGGGISIIGAATNVSMTNCIISGNSVTRTGTGTTGGAKGGGLYFGGANLTLNAVTIDNNIVSSASQRAVGGGMTLASTGTVTATNVTVSGNSVTSSTGDSYGGGIFMSGGSIANVAFASISNNTVTSSASSGGGVLVDSSGLTIKNSLVVNNSATANANCLVLGPGIIASGGYNIDNGTSCLPYFTDLTDKTSTDPLLSALADNGGSIQTHALSDLSPAVNIIPSANCTDNTSTLVTTDARGISRPQGSNCDSGAYELVDIIAPVITVLGSNPVTVDYNASYTDAGATATDNFDGTVSVIPTGSISTTTPGTQTITYTATDSSGNTSTATRTVTVSAAPVTPTPEPTPTHTPTPEPTPTPTPTPEPTPTPTPEPTPETSVVKDTASSVSTATNGSIIVTYTDGSTITFQVFSEPGTPLAALVSNGQYVIVLNSKGTTVKLVSVT